The DNA region ACTCATTCCCAGGAGCGCGTCGTGCCCCTTTTCGAATACGAATGCACCAAGTGCGGGAACCGCTTCGAGAAGATCCAGAAATTCTCGGATCCGAAGACCCGGACCTGCCCGAAGTGCAAGGGGAAGGCGAAGCGGCTGGCTTCCGCGCCGGCGATTCAGTTCAAGGGAACCGGCTGGTACATCACCGATTACGCCCGCAAGGGTGAGAAATCATCGGATGACAAGGCCGTGAAATCTTCCGACGAGAAGGGTGCCAAGGGAGGGGAGGACAAGCCTTCCAAGGAGAAAGACAAGAAACCCGCCAAGTCCTCCACTTCGAAGAAGGGGAGCGGCGACTAGTGCCTGGCGGGCTTGGGCGACTCGCTCAGAGCTTGAGAGTCTTCAGGTAGTCCCGGAATTCCGGCCCCAGGTCCTTCCGCCGCAGCGCGAACTCCACCGTCGCCTTCAGGAACCCCAGCTTGTTTCCCGTGTCGAACCGCTTCCCCTGGAACCGGTAGGCGGCGATCGGCTGCTTCGTCAGGAGAGAGCGCAGCCCGTTGGTGAGCTGAATCTCTCCTTTGGCGTCGGGCTTCGTCTTCTCGAGATGGGCGAAGATTTCGGGCATGAGGATGTAGCGCCCGATGATCGCCAGGTCGGAGGGGGCGTCAT from Candidatus Polarisedimenticolia bacterium includes:
- a CDS encoding FmdB family zinc ribbon protein; this translates as MPLFEYECTKCGNRFEKIQKFSDPKTRTCPKCKGKAKRLASAPAIQFKGTGWYITDYARKGEKSSDDKAVKSSDEKGAKGGEDKPSKEKDKKPAKSSTSKKGSGD